A portion of the Juglans microcarpa x Juglans regia isolate MS1-56 chromosome 1D, Jm3101_v1.0, whole genome shotgun sequence genome contains these proteins:
- the LOC121266354 gene encoding extensin-2-like isoform X6: MRITGLDPFRGRLWPQLVLALAIVLVSSNVASVSGDAYPYSSPPPPYEYKSPPPPVHSPPPPYEYKSPPPPAHSPPPPYEYKSPPPPAHSPPPPYEYKSPPPPAHSPPPPYEYKSPPPPVHSPLPPYEYKSPPPPAHSPPPPYEYKSPPPPVHSPPPPYEYKSPPPPPYIYKSPPPPSSPPPKPYYYKSPPPPVHSPPPPYYYKSPPPPPPPSSPPQKPYYYKSPPPPVHSPPPPYYYKSPPPPSPSPPPPYYYKSPPPPVKSPPLPPYYYKSPPPPKHLPPPYYYKSPPPPSHPLPPPYYYKSPPPPKHLPPPYYYKSPPPPSHPLPPPYYYKSPPPPKHLPPPYYYKSPPPPSHPLPPPYYYKSPPPPKHLPPPYYYKSPPPPSHPLPPPYYYKSPPPPMSLPPPYHYPPHMHHPLIVKVVGKVYCYRCYDWGYPIKSHDKKHLKGAVVEVTCKVGKDEIKAYGTTKINGKYSILVKGFDYNKDGGAEACKAKLHAAPKHSPCKIPTDLHWGKKGAKLKVKSKNHYEVVLRAKPFAYAPKAPYKECEKSKPKPMPKSPPPPVYHPPYVYKSPPPPVYHPPYVYKSPPPPVSHPPPSYIYKSPPPPIYHPPYMYKSPPPPVYYPPPTYIYKSPPPPPYIYKSPPPPAHLPPPYYYKSPPPPVYSPPPPYYYKSPPPPPSHPLPAPYYYKSPPPPVHSPPPPYYYKSPPPPVHSPLPPYVYKSPPPPVHSPLPPYYYKSPPPPVHSPPPPYEYKSPPPPVHSLPPPYYYKSPPPPVHSPPPPYEYKSPPPPVHPPLPPYYYKSPPPPVHSPPPPYEYKSPPPPPVHSLPPPYYYKSPPPPVHSPPPPYEYKSPPPPVHPPLPPYYYKSPPPPVHSPPPPYEYKSPPPPVHPPLPPYYYKSPPPPVHSPPPPYEYKSPPPPVHSLPPPYYYKSPPPPVHSPPPPYVYKSPPPPVHSPPPPYEYKSPPPPVHSLPPPYYYKSPPPPVQSPPPPYEYKSPPPPVHSPPPPYEYKSPPPPVHSPPPPYEYKSPPPPVHSPPPPYEYKSPPPPVHSSPPPYFYKSPPPPEKSPPPPVYIYASPPPPIHY, from the exons ATGAGGATTACAGGTCTCGACCCCTTTAGGGGTCgtctttggcctcaattggtccTGGCTTTGGCCATAGTCCTTGTTTCGAGCAATGTAGCTTCAGTCTCTGGAGATGCTTATCCTTATAGTTCTCCACCACCACCTTACGAGTACAAGTCACCTCCTCCACCTGTTCattctccaccaccaccatacgAGTACAAGTCACCTCCTCCTCCGGCTCATTCTCCGCCTCCACCTTACGAATACAAGTCACCGCCACCACCTGCCCACTCCCCACCTCCACCTTACGAGTACAAGTCTCCGCCACCACCTGCCCACTCCCCGCCTCCACCTTATGAGTACAAGTCACCTCCTCCACCTGTCCACTCCCCGCTACCACCTTATGAGTACAAGTCACCTCCTCCACCCGCCCACTCCCCGCCACCACCTTATGAGTACAAGTCTCCGCCACCACCTGTCCACTCCCCGCCACCACCTTATGAGTACAAGTCACCTCCTCCACCTCCTTACATCTACAAGTCTCCACCCCCTCCTTCTAGTCCACCCCCGAAGCCTTACTACTACAAGTCTCCTCCACCGCCGGTTCACTCGCCTCCACCACCTTATTACTACaagtctccaccaccaccaccacctccttcaAGTCCACCCCAAAAGCCATACTACTACAAGTCTCCTCCACCGCCGGTTCATTCGCCTCCACCGCCTTATTACTACAAGTCTCCACCACCCCCCTCGCCCTCACCTCCGCCTCCTTACTACTataaatctccaccaccaccggTCAAGTCTCCACCACTACCACCTTACTATTataaatctccaccaccacccaaGCACCTTCCTCCTCCATACTACTACAaatctcctccaccaccttcACATCCGCTACCACCCCCATACTACTataaatctccaccaccacccaaGCACCTTCCTCCTCCATACTACTACAaatctcctccaccaccttcACATCCGCTACCACCTCCATACTACTataaatctccaccaccacccaaGCACCTTCCTCCTCCATACTACTACAaatctcctccaccaccttcACATCCGCTACCACCCCCATACTACTataaatctccaccaccacccaaGCACCTTCCTCCTCCATACTACTACAaatctcctccaccaccttcACATCCGCTACCACCTCCATACTACTataaatctccaccaccacccaTGTCCCTTCCTCCCCCATACCATTACCCTCCTCATATGCACCATCCATTGATAGTCAAGGTGGTAGGAAAAGTCTACTGCTACAGATGCTATGACTGGGGATATCCAATCAAATCACACGACAAGAAGCATCTCAAAG GTGCCGTCGTGGAGGTAACTTGCAAGGTTGGAAAGGATGAGATCAAGGCCTATGGTACCACTAAGATCAACGGCAAATATAGCATCTTAGTCAAAGGGTTTGACTACAACAAGGACGGTGGGGCAGAGGCCTGCAAGGCGAAGCTCCACGCTGCACCCAAACATTCACCATGTAAGATCCCCACTGACCTTCACTGGGGCAAAAAGGGTGCCAAGCTCAAGGTCAAGTCCAAGAATCACTATGAAGTTGTGCTCAGAGCTAAGCCATTCGCTTATGCTCCAAAGGCTCCTTACAAGGAGTGTGAGAAGTCCAAGCCCAAGCCAATGCccaaatctccaccaccaccagttTACCATCCACCATATGTCtacaaatctccaccaccaccggTTTACCATCCACCATATGTCTACAAATCTCCACCACCGCCGGTCTCTCATCCTCCCCCAAGCTACATTTACAAGTCTCCACCACCACCGATTTATCATCCACCCTACATGTACAAGTCTCCTCCACCACCTGTTTACTACCCACCACCCACTTACATCTATAagtcaccaccaccaccaccttacATCTACaagtctccaccaccaccagcccATTTACCGCCACCATACTACTACAAGTCCCCACCACCACCAGTCTACTCCCCTCCACCTCCATACTATTACAAgtccccaccaccaccaccatcccATCCTCTCCCTGCCCCGTACTATTATAAGTCTCCTCCTCCACCAGTGCACTCTCCACCACCACCTTACTACTACAAATCCCCGCCTCCACCAGTGCACTCACCCCTTCCTCCATATGTGTATAAGTCCCCGCCACCACCGGTGCATTCTCCACTGCCACCATACTACTATAAATCTCCACCTCCACCGGTGCATTCTCCCCCTCCACCATATGAGTACAAGTCTCCACCACCACCGGTGCACTCTCTCCCACCACCTTACTACtacaaatctccaccaccaccagtgCATTCTCCCCCTCCTCCATATGAGTACAAGTCTCCACCACCACCGGTGCACCCTCCACTGCCACCTTACTACTACAAATCCCCACCACCACCAGTGCATTCTCCCCCTCCTCCATATGAGTACAAgtccccaccaccaccaccagtgcACTCACTTCCACCACCTTACTACTACAAATCCCCGCCTCCACCAGTGCATTCTCCCCCTCCTCCATATGAGTACaagtctccaccaccaccagtgCACCCTCCACTGCCACCTTACTACTACAAATCCCCACCACCACCAGTGCATTCTCCCCCTCCTCCATATGAGTACAAGTCTCCACCACCACCGGTGCACCCTCCACTGCCACCTTACTACTACAAATCCCCACCACCACCAGTGCATTCTCCCCCTCCTCCATATGAGTACaagtctccaccaccaccagtgCACTCTCTTCCACCACCTTACTACTACAAATCCCCGCCTCCACCAGTGCACTCTCCCCCTCCTCCATATGTGTATAAGTCCCCACCACCTCCAGTGCATTCTCCCCCTCCTCCATATGAGTACAAGTCCCCACCACCGCCAGTGCACTCTCTTCCACCACCTTACTACTACAAATCCCCACCACCACCAGTGCAGTCTCCTCCACCTCCATATGAGTACAAg TCCCCTCCACCACCAGTAcactctcctcctcctccatatGAATACAAGTCCCCA CCACCACCAGTCCACTCTCCTCCACCTCCATACGAGTACAAGTCTCCTCCACCCCCAGTGCactctccaccaccaccatatgAGTATAAGTCCCCACCCCCTCCAGTTCACTCTTCCCCTCCTCCCTACTTCTACAAATCACCTCCCCCACCTGAGAAATCTCCTCCACCACCTGTCTACATTTATgcatctcctccaccaccaaTTCACTACTAA